One segment of Leuconostoc lactis DNA contains the following:
- the glf gene encoding UDP-galactopyranose mutase: protein MTNKFNTKNYDYLVVGAGPFGMIFAYEAAKRGKRSLIVEKRPYIGGNMHTHTEHGITVHDFGAHIFHTDNKEVWDYIRQFAEFNGYQNQVVANYKGTLYNLPFNMNTFYQMWGTKTPAEAQAKIAEQKAAALADLGDRQPRNLEEQAISLIGTDIYEKLIKGYTEKQWGRKATELPAFIIKRLPVRFIYDNNYFNHRYQGIPVGGYTQIFERMVAQSNGLIDVLTDTDFFDHKDTLLAEFPRVLYTGMIDQFFDYKFGELEYRSLRFEHEVVDSENYQGNAVINYTDAETPYTRVMEWKHFDGLADEGKTIITREYPQEWNREKEAYYPVNDDKNTQIYKQYAKEARTKHAEIIFGGRLGKYRYFDMDQVINDALNTVREEFGVASDFNFAHDNVK, encoded by the coding sequence ATGACAAATAAATTTAATACGAAGAATTATGACTACTTAGTTGTTGGTGCTGGACCTTTCGGCATGATTTTTGCCTACGAAGCTGCCAAGCGTGGCAAGCGGTCCCTGATTGTTGAAAAGCGCCCTTATATTGGCGGTAACATGCATACCCATACTGAACATGGGATTACGGTGCATGATTTTGGCGCACACATTTTCCATACAGATAATAAAGAAGTGTGGGATTATATTCGTCAATTTGCTGAATTTAATGGCTATCAAAACCAAGTGGTGGCAAACTACAAAGGCACATTGTACAATTTGCCCTTCAACATGAATACGTTCTATCAAATGTGGGGAACCAAGACACCTGCTGAAGCACAAGCCAAAATTGCTGAACAAAAAGCCGCGGCTTTGGCTGATTTAGGTGATCGTCAACCACGTAACTTGGAAGAACAAGCGATTTCATTAATCGGAACTGACATTTACGAAAAGCTCATTAAGGGTTACACGGAAAAGCAATGGGGTCGTAAGGCCACTGAATTGCCAGCCTTTATTATTAAGCGCTTGCCAGTACGTTTTATTTACGATAACAACTACTTTAACCACCGCTATCAAGGGATTCCGGTGGGTGGTTATACCCAAATTTTTGAGCGTATGGTGGCCCAATCAAATGGTTTGATTGATGTCTTAACAGATACTGACTTCTTTGATCATAAGGATACGTTATTAGCCGAATTCCCACGAGTACTCTACACGGGCATGATTGATCAATTCTTTGACTATAAGTTTGGAGAATTAGAATACCGTTCACTCCGTTTTGAGCATGAAGTAGTGGATTCAGAAAACTATCAAGGTAATGCTGTCATTAACTATACAGATGCCGAAACACCTTACACACGTGTCATGGAATGGAAGCACTTTGATGGTTTGGCTGATGAAGGGAAAACCATCATTACGCGTGAGTATCCACAAGAGTGGAACCGTGAAAAAGAAGCGTATTACCCAGTCAACGATGACAAAAATACGCAAATTTACAAGCAATATGCGAAAGAAGCACGGACAAAGCACGCAGAAATTATTTTTGGTGGTCGCTTAGGGAAGTATCGTTACTTTGATATGGATCAAGTGATTAATGATGCTTTGAATACGGTTCGTGAAGAATTTGGGGTCGCTTCAGATTTCAACTTCGCGCATGACAACGTTAAATAA
- a CDS encoding DUF4422 domain-containing protein, protein MTNKTQILMAAHKVVPVPDQTIYTPIQVGAALSAERFPGFISDDTGRNISEKNPYFNELTAIYWARHNSDADVIGLVHYRRFFSFSRQKDLAKILTSAQLTDLLAKNDVILPKKRRYWIESSDSHYRHAHHEAPLDILREVIATKQPDYLAAFDRNMSRTWAHMFNMFIMRRDRFDAYVDWLFDILFAVEARVQADVETWDSYEQRVYGFLSERLLDVWLEKNQIQYQEVPVVFMAKQNWLLKGGRFVARKIGIGRSH, encoded by the coding sequence ATGACAAATAAAACGCAAATTTTAATGGCAGCGCACAAAGTTGTGCCGGTGCCAGATCAAACAATTTATACGCCAATTCAAGTTGGTGCAGCCTTATCAGCAGAACGGTTTCCTGGCTTTATTTCAGATGATACTGGTCGCAACATTTCTGAAAAAAATCCGTATTTTAATGAATTGACTGCAATTTACTGGGCACGTCACAATAGCGACGCTGATGTGATTGGTTTGGTCCATTACCGCCGGTTCTTTTCGTTTTCCCGGCAAAAAGATTTAGCCAAAATTTTGACGTCAGCGCAGTTAACAGACTTGTTGGCTAAAAATGACGTGATTTTACCCAAAAAGCGGCGCTACTGGATTGAATCCAGTGATTCTCATTATCGGCATGCGCATCACGAAGCCCCACTTGATATTTTGCGTGAGGTCATCGCGACAAAGCAGCCAGACTATTTGGCAGCCTTTGATCGCAATATGTCACGGACATGGGCGCATATGTTTAATATGTTCATTATGCGTCGTGATCGATTTGATGCGTATGTTGATTGGTTATTTGATATTTTATTTGCCGTGGAGGCCCGCGTGCAAGCAGATGTTGAAACGTGGGATAGTTATGAACAACGGGTCTATGGTTTCTTGAGTGAACGCCTACTTGATGTCTGGTTGGAAAAAAATCAGATTCAGTATCAAGAAGTGCCAGTTGTTTTTATGGCAAAGCAAAATTGGCTGCTAAAAGGTGGTCGATTTGTCGCACGGAAAATTGGCATTGGTCGATCACATTAA
- a CDS encoding NCS2 family permease: MSKFFKLSENKTTVRREVLAGITTFVSMAYIFFLNPQILGQAGIPEQAVFLAAIIVAMFGTLFMGIFANVPFALAPGIGMQAYFTYTIVFGFGFSWQQALAIVFLVGVVDIAITLTHGRRAIVKGIPTELKAAIGGGIGMFVTYIGLKNAGFINFLVDGNNVKTVNDEAYTGKTSGAIHSLLANGGVTPELTKFNEPSVLLALIGFVLLLVLVMRKVPGAFLITLVATTLIGIPMGVTNTQIQPGTSIGSAFHQLGDVFGQAFGAKGMGSLFSNWENALMAIVTIFAMGLTGLFDAIGTLIGIGNQTGIFSKADTKAFEQEDGFNSKMDRALVVDTFTTALAGVVGTSNTTTFIESATGIAAGARTGLANVVTAIGFGLMVIFAPFVGVVPSAATSPLLILVGIMMMGEFKKISWENLEVAIPAFFTSVFMAFSYSISYGIAAGFIFFIVVKLALGKFKEVSPVLLIVSTFFLINFIMLAFM, from the coding sequence ATGTCAAAGTTTTTTAAACTGTCTGAAAACAAAACGACTGTACGTCGTGAAGTTTTAGCAGGGATAACGACCTTTGTGTCGATGGCTTACATTTTCTTTTTGAACCCTCAAATTTTGGGGCAAGCTGGTATTCCTGAACAAGCAGTCTTCTTGGCAGCGATTATCGTTGCCATGTTTGGCACGTTGTTCATGGGTATATTTGCCAATGTACCGTTTGCATTGGCGCCTGGGATTGGGATGCAAGCGTACTTCACGTATACCATCGTGTTTGGCTTTGGCTTTTCATGGCAGCAAGCCTTGGCGATTGTCTTTTTGGTTGGTGTTGTTGATATCGCCATTACGTTAACACATGGCCGTCGCGCAATTGTTAAGGGGATTCCAACCGAGTTAAAGGCCGCCATCGGTGGTGGTATCGGGATGTTTGTGACGTATATTGGCTTAAAGAACGCCGGTTTCATTAACTTCTTGGTTGATGGTAACAACGTTAAGACAGTCAATGACGAAGCTTACACAGGTAAGACGAGTGGGGCGATTCATTCACTCTTAGCCAATGGTGGTGTCACACCAGAATTGACAAAATTTAACGAACCATCAGTTTTGTTGGCTTTAATTGGTTTTGTGTTGCTTCTTGTTTTGGTGATGCGCAAAGTACCGGGTGCCTTTCTGATTACGTTGGTTGCCACAACTTTGATTGGTATTCCAATGGGCGTGACGAACACACAAATCCAACCAGGCACATCAATTGGTTCTGCCTTCCACCAACTTGGTGATGTCTTTGGACAAGCCTTTGGTGCAAAAGGCATGGGTAGTCTGTTTTCAAATTGGGAAAACGCCTTAATGGCTATTGTGACAATCTTTGCCATGGGACTGACTGGTTTGTTTGATGCGATTGGGACATTGATTGGTATTGGTAATCAAACGGGTATTTTCTCAAAGGCAGACACGAAAGCGTTTGAACAAGAAGATGGCTTTAACTCAAAGATGGATCGCGCTTTGGTGGTTGATACCTTTACCACTGCTTTAGCGGGTGTTGTTGGGACGTCAAATACCACAACGTTTATTGAATCAGCGACTGGTATTGCAGCTGGTGCCCGCACCGGCTTAGCCAATGTTGTGACAGCCATTGGCTTTGGTTTGATGGTGATTTTCGCACCGTTTGTTGGGGTTGTGCCGTCAGCGGCAACGTCACCATTGTTGATTCTAGTTGGGATCATGATGATGGGTGAGTTCAAGAAGATTTCTTGGGAAAACTTGGAAGTTGCAATTCCAGCATTCTTCACTTCTGTCTTTATGGCCTTTTCATACTCAATCTCATATGGTATTGCCGCCGGCTTCATTTTCTTCATTGTGGTGAAGTTGGCCCTTGGTAAATTCAAGGAAGTGTCACCGGTTTTGTTAATCGTATCAACTTTCTTCTTGATTAACTTTATTATGTTGGCATTCATGTAA
- the map gene encoding type I methionyl aminopeptidase, whose protein sequence is MITLKSPREIEAMRQSGAIIAGMHHMLRDLIQPGIDTWEIETKAREYIESHGGVPLQIGYEGFKYATTISINNEVAHGLPRKGLKLKNGDLVKVDTVVGLNGAVSDSAWSYAVGEVSPEVAQLMDVTKKAMYLGIDQAVIGNRIGDIGHAIQQYTEVEHGYGDVRQYIGHGVGPTMHEDPQVPHYGKSGHGVRLREGMVITIEPMINLGGWEVETDDTEADGWTVSTLDGSWSAQYEHTLAITKDGPKILTSQDPEFDAKYL, encoded by the coding sequence ATGATTACTTTAAAATCACCAAGAGAAATTGAAGCCATGCGCCAATCTGGTGCCATTATTGCTGGCATGCATCACATGTTACGTGATTTGATTCAACCGGGCATTGATACTTGGGAAATTGAGACAAAGGCGCGTGAGTATATTGAAAGTCATGGCGGTGTTCCTTTGCAAATTGGTTACGAAGGCTTTAAGTATGCCACGACTATCAGTATTAATAATGAAGTGGCGCACGGCTTGCCGCGTAAAGGCCTCAAATTAAAAAACGGCGATCTTGTTAAAGTCGATACAGTGGTTGGTCTTAATGGGGCGGTCTCAGATTCTGCTTGGTCCTATGCAGTTGGCGAAGTGTCACCCGAAGTCGCACAATTGATGGACGTGACGAAAAAGGCGATGTATCTTGGTATTGACCAAGCTGTTATCGGGAATCGTATTGGTGATATTGGGCATGCCATTCAACAATACACAGAAGTTGAACATGGCTATGGCGATGTGCGCCAATATATTGGCCATGGTGTTGGCCCAACGATGCATGAAGATCCACAAGTGCCACATTATGGTAAGTCAGGACATGGCGTTCGTTTGCGCGAAGGCATGGTCATTACCATCGAACCAATGATTAACCTTGGTGGTTGGGAAGTTGAAACGGACGATACGGAAGCAGACGGCTGGACAGTTTCAACGCTTGATGGCTCATGGTCAGCACAATATGAACACACCTTAGCAATCACGAAAGATGGTCCTAAAATCTTGACAAGTCAAGATCCGGAATTTGATGCAAAATATTTGTAA
- a CDS encoding sugar transferase has protein sequence MKIKPKRRSYLIAKRCIDIVFALLGLIVLSPIFLIVYILLKVDSPQSPAFFKQQRVGRNGKTFDIYKFRSMVPNAEDILKSNQALYDKYVANGYKLPTKEDPRITKLGAFLRRSTIDELPQFWNMLIGDMSLVGPRPIVAEELKEYGDQVALFLSVRPGALGLWQASGRSLIEYPERTQIELEYVANAGFWYDISIVFRNIIAIFKSKGAY, from the coding sequence TTGAAAATAAAGCCAAAACGTCGATCATACTTAATTGCAAAACGGTGCATCGATATTGTTTTTGCGTTATTGGGATTGATCGTACTGTCGCCGATATTTTTGATCGTTTATATCTTATTAAAAGTTGATAGCCCGCAGTCGCCGGCATTTTTTAAGCAACAACGGGTTGGCCGCAACGGGAAAACATTTGATATTTATAAATTTCGTTCAATGGTACCCAACGCAGAAGACATCCTGAAGTCGAACCAGGCATTGTATGACAAATACGTCGCCAATGGTTATAAGCTACCGACGAAGGAAGATCCACGTATTACTAAGCTTGGAGCTTTTTTACGCCGATCAACAATTGATGAATTACCGCAGTTTTGGAATATGCTCATTGGGGATATGAGTCTGGTTGGTCCTCGGCCAATTGTTGCTGAAGAGTTGAAAGAATATGGCGATCAAGTCGCTTTGTTTTTGTCAGTACGGCCTGGTGCGCTAGGCCTTTGGCAGGCCAGTGGTCGCTCATTGATCGAGTATCCAGAACGGACACAAATCGAATTAGAATACGTTGCGAATGCTGGTTTTTGGTATGACATTAGTATCGTGTTCCGAAATATCATTGCGATATTTAAATCTAAAGGTGCCTATTAA
- a CDS encoding cold-shock protein, translating to MKTGTVKIWQKERGYGYITPDEGGADVYVHFNGIDMDGFKSLNQGERVSYVLVQGYKDYQAAEVRPIMKKASEV from the coding sequence ATGAAAACAGGAACAGTAAAAATTTGGCAAAAAGAACGTGGCTATGGCTACATTACTCCGGACGAGGGCGGCGCTGACGTCTACGTTCACTTTAACGGCATTGATATGGACGGTTTTAAGTCGCTCAATCAAGGGGAACGTGTCAGTTACGTCCTCGTTCAAGGCTATAAAGATTATCAAGCAGCAGAAGTAAGACCCATCATGAAGAAGGCATCAGAAGTATAA
- a CDS encoding glycosyltransferase family 2 protein has product MTEPTVTAMIVTYNRLPLLKEAIQKVLAQDTSALKHLIVVNSASTDGTHEYLDQLTDPRLIVTHMSENLGGAGGFNWGMREFMMLTQDDYVWVMDDDSMPTEDALSKLLALFAAQPKAGWAASKVVWTDGDWSKMNVPAPLAGNAATLLQDKARWLPIKQATFVSTIFSRAVIAQIGLPQKEYFIWGDDIEFTQRATQVSAGFFVRDSIVVHASQANPKPGDIVGEVDITRLPRYYYEYRNRILTSRRRHSLIKLGKTLAHTGLDFTKTLLLPSVQFRGQKLKIIVVGTYQGLKFRPAIEYVPQVCESA; this is encoded by the coding sequence ATGACTGAACCAACTGTAACAGCGATGATTGTCACGTATAATCGGCTACCGTTATTAAAAGAAGCGATTCAAAAAGTGTTAGCACAAGACACGTCTGCCTTAAAACATCTTATTGTGGTTAATAGCGCGAGTACTGATGGGACACATGAGTATTTAGATCAGTTAACAGATCCACGCTTAATTGTGACCCACATGTCGGAAAACCTGGGCGGTGCTGGCGGTTTTAATTGGGGTATGCGAGAATTTATGATGCTCACGCAGGATGATTATGTCTGGGTGATGGATGATGATTCGATGCCAACTGAGGATGCGCTATCTAAATTACTGGCGTTATTTGCAGCGCAGCCTAAGGCAGGTTGGGCAGCTAGTAAAGTGGTTTGGACCGATGGTGATTGGTCGAAAATGAACGTCCCAGCACCACTGGCAGGAAACGCTGCCACGCTATTACAGGATAAGGCGCGCTGGCTGCCAATCAAGCAGGCCACGTTTGTCTCAACAATCTTTTCACGGGCAGTGATTGCGCAAATTGGGTTACCGCAAAAAGAATATTTCATCTGGGGGGATGATATTGAATTTACCCAACGTGCGACGCAAGTTAGTGCGGGATTTTTTGTGCGAGACTCAATTGTGGTACATGCGAGTCAAGCAAACCCCAAGCCTGGAGATATTGTGGGCGAAGTAGATATCACACGCTTACCCCGTTATTATTATGAGTATCGCAATCGCATCTTGACATCGCGGCGGCGCCATTCGCTTATTAAATTAGGCAAAACGCTTGCGCATACTGGGCTTGATTTTACTAAGACCTTATTGTTACCAAGTGTGCAGTTTCGTGGTCAAAAATTAAAGATTATTGTGGTAGGCACTTATCAAGGGCTTAAATTCCGGCCGGCGATTGAATATGTGCCACAAGTCTGTGAGAGTGCTTAG